A window of Dorea formicigenerans contains these coding sequences:
- a CDS encoding CotH kinase family protein: protein MKRNRLISAVCVLSLALSLCAGGCSEKKEEATSGIKTETQTVKKAEKEDINSVHLRDKDTLYADDDETSVVTMYLTVSRGNASENTDHSWSEINSYSVEDYENMGVDRYQVAGLLQVGDENGPTSGNVGYAEEVPNATVQIRGQTSSSNAQKNYKIELKKNKGTWRGQRVINLNKHQGEGMRFRNKMAYDLIKGIPQMMGLRTQFVHLYVKDNTDGSSDAFQDYGLYTQVEQLNKTALKTHGLDSKGQLYKVNFFEFYREEDVIKTTDDPGYNQEAFEERLEIKGDSDHTKLIHMLDAVNDYSIPINQVLEQYFDEENIVYWMAFQILTGNVDTQSRNMYLYSPQNSDTWYFIDWDNDGFFMRSEYGLRGWSDQGSWECGVSNYWGNVLFQRCLKSDSFRKELDKAIIEMKDYLSEERLSTMISQYENVVRPYLYSMPDQMNAPLTQSQYDTVEAGIPEEVEKNYELYLESLEKPQPFYIGTPAIQDNALNLNWDVSYDFDAEDITYTVELATDYQFQNVIFRQEGVAVPEVQTSVPAAGQYFVRVRATDSSGKTQDAFDYYVTDNGKNYGMKCFYVTADQRIEEDIYEEN from the coding sequence GTGAAAAGAAATAGACTCATATCGGCAGTATGTGTACTGTCGCTTGCTTTATCACTTTGTGCGGGCGGTTGTTCAGAGAAAAAAGAAGAAGCAACCTCTGGCATTAAGACAGAAACGCAGACAGTGAAAAAGGCGGAGAAAGAAGATATTAACAGTGTGCATCTAAGGGATAAGGACACGCTGTATGCAGACGATGATGAGACCAGTGTAGTGACGATGTATCTTACTGTCTCCAGGGGAAATGCTTCAGAGAATACAGATCACTCCTGGAGTGAGATCAATAGCTATTCAGTAGAAGATTATGAAAATATGGGAGTGGACCGTTATCAGGTGGCAGGACTTTTACAAGTCGGGGATGAGAATGGACCGACCAGTGGAAATGTGGGATATGCAGAAGAAGTTCCCAATGCAACGGTTCAGATCCGCGGACAGACCTCCAGCAGTAATGCGCAGAAAAATTATAAGATTGAGTTAAAAAAGAATAAAGGAACGTGGCGTGGACAGCGGGTCATCAACCTGAATAAGCATCAAGGAGAAGGAATGCGTTTCCGCAATAAGATGGCTTACGATTTGATCAAGGGCATTCCTCAGATGATGGGACTTCGCACGCAGTTCGTACATTTGTATGTCAAAGATAACACAGATGGAAGTTCCGATGCCTTTCAGGATTATGGCCTTTACACGCAGGTGGAACAGTTGAATAAGACAGCGCTTAAGACGCATGGTCTGGATTCAAAAGGTCAGCTTTATAAAGTCAATTTCTTTGAGTTTTACCGGGAAGAAGATGTGATCAAAACGACAGACGATCCGGGATATAACCAGGAAGCATTTGAAGAGCGGCTGGAGATTAAAGGTGATTCCGACCACACAAAGCTGATTCATATGCTGGATGCAGTAAATGATTATTCGATCCCTATTAATCAGGTGCTGGAACAGTATTTTGACGAGGAAAATATCGTATATTGGATGGCGTTCCAGATTCTGACTGGAAATGTGGATACTCAGAGCCGGAATATGTATCTGTACAGTCCGCAAAATTCAGATACATGGTATTTTATCGACTGGGACAATGATGGATTTTTCATGCGATCGGAATACGGGCTCCGCGGCTGGTCCGACCAGGGCAGCTGGGAGTGTGGAGTCAGTAATTACTGGGGAAATGTACTGTTCCAGAGATGTCTGAAATCAGATTCATTTCGGAAAGAATTAGATAAGGCAATAATTGAGATGAAGGATTATCTCAGCGAAGAACGGTTGAGCACGATGATCAGCCAGTATGAAAATGTGGTGAGACCATATCTTTATTCCATGCCGGATCAAATGAATGCGCCTCTGACACAGTCCCAGTATGATACAGTGGAAGCAGGAATTCCGGAAGAAGTGGAGAAGAACTATGAATTGTATCTGGAAAGTCTGGAAAAACCACAGCCATTCTACATTGGAACCCCGGCTATTCAGGATAATGCGCTGAATCTGAACTGGGATGTGTCTTATGATTTTGATGCTGAAGATATTACTTATACCGTAGAACTTGCGACAGACTACCAGTTCCAGAATGTGATCTTCCGGCAGGAAGGAGTGGCAGTTCCGGAAGTACAGACAAGTGTTCCGGCAGCAGGCCAGTACTTTGTACGGGTACGTGCAACTGATTCATCTGGAAAGACACAGGACGCATTTGATTATTATGTAACCGACAATGGCAAGAATTATGGTATGAAATGCTTCTATGTGACAGCAGACCAACGTATTGAGGAAGATATTTATGAAGAAAATTAA
- a CDS encoding polyphosphate polymerase domain-containing protein — translation MKKIKNISHARIAEHMKLLKNAELPEHAGTAEHFRNEWKYLISTSEKELLELRMKHLLKKDPHASDGGYMIRSLYFDDYWNSAYEEKESGVLMRKKYRIRIYDYSDRSIKLERKKKFGSYIYKESAPLTREEVEKILEGEYEFLLHSPYSLCREFYIECVSNMMRPRTIVDYDRVPWIMDTGTVRITFDCDVRAAVGGYDIFDPTLATLPVLEPGKLVMEVKFTELLPQIIRDLLPPQSAEFTAVSKYVLCYEKTRYLNGFEYWAEN, via the coding sequence ATGAAGAAAATTAAGAATATCAGTCATGCCAGGATTGCAGAACATATGAAGCTGTTAAAAAATGCTGAGCTACCGGAGCATGCCGGAACGGCAGAACATTTTCGGAATGAATGGAAATATTTGATCAGCACGAGTGAGAAGGAATTATTGGAACTCCGTATGAAACATTTACTGAAAAAAGATCCACATGCTTCAGATGGGGGCTATATGATCCGGAGCCTGTACTTTGATGATTATTGGAACAGTGCTTATGAGGAGAAAGAATCCGGCGTACTGATGCGTAAAAAGTACCGGATCCGAATCTATGATTACAGCGACCGTTCCATCAAGCTGGAGCGAAAAAAGAAATTCGGCAGTTACATTTACAAGGAAAGCGCACCACTTACGAGAGAAGAGGTGGAAAAAATCCTGGAGGGGGAATATGAATTTTTGCTGCACAGTCCATATTCTCTGTGCAGGGAGTTTTATATTGAATGTGTCAGTAATATGATGAGGCCTCGGACTATTGTAGATTATGACCGGGTGCCGTGGATCATGGATACAGGAACGGTGAGGATTACGTTTGACTGCGACGTGCGGGCAGCTGTGGGAGGGTATGATATATTCGATCCGACACTTGCTACACTGCCGGTTCTGGAGCCTGGAAAGCTTGTAATGGAAGTGAAATTTACAGAGCTGCTTCCGCAAATCATACGAGATCTTCTGCCACCGCAGTCAGCAGAGTTTACAGCAGTATCAAAATACGTATTGTGTTATGAAAAGACCCGGTATCTGAATGGATTTGAATATTGGGCAGAAAATTAA
- a CDS encoding DUF2194 domain-containing protein produces the protein MDRFIKSMKAFPFKGMLVIWGIFMLMGAVLFAERSGIHYEGSKSQSAYLSENQIVTEKEAVKELKKTCLVIMDSQQESSQLAWEQFERIFQDMKVGTDVADLKTDTLPNLDSYETVVVLMSDLEPLKEGIIEISNWVKSGGSAMFAMAPQKDTYASLIEQKLGILSSGYENSFVDSIYFDSDFLIGGGKSYAITDGFDSARQVELSEKAQVYAWAKEPGGIPLIWENTYGDGKFVVDNFGLYEKAVRGFYAASYSLLTDIGVYPVINGSAFYLDDFPSPVPSGDGTYVKRDYGTSIQEFYSNIWWPDMLNLASKYGLKYTGVMIENYEDKTDGEITKQTDNERFQYFGNMVLHQGGELGYHGYNHQPLCLGDTDYGDVLPYKTWKNEKAMESAMSELMRFGKKMFPGTQMSVYVPPSNVLSEQGRKMLAQKFPQIKTIASNYFAGECAYTQEFEVADDGIVEQPRIISGAILDDYMQMAAVSELNMHFVNSHFMHPDDLLDEDRGAKLGWEKLKNRLEEYMDWLYDSAPELRNLTGSELSGAIERYGALTYEKNVTDKSVELKLNHFYDEAYLMLRFNNGIPGKVTGGELEHVTGNLYLLHAVNDEVTIEKK, from the coding sequence TTGGATCGATTCATAAAGAGTATGAAAGCATTTCCATTTAAAGGAATGCTGGTAATATGGGGAATATTCATGTTGATGGGGGCTGTGCTTTTTGCGGAACGCTCTGGCATCCATTATGAAGGAAGCAAAAGCCAGAGTGCATATCTAAGTGAGAACCAGATTGTGACGGAAAAAGAAGCAGTAAAAGAATTAAAAAAGACTTGCCTGGTCATTATGGACAGCCAGCAGGAGAGCAGCCAGCTTGCGTGGGAACAATTTGAGCGGATTTTTCAGGATATGAAAGTAGGAACAGATGTGGCAGATCTTAAGACCGACACGCTTCCAAATCTGGATTCCTATGAGACAGTGGTTGTACTGATGAGCGACCTGGAGCCATTAAAGGAAGGTATTATTGAAATCAGCAATTGGGTGAAAAGCGGCGGAAGTGCCATGTTTGCCATGGCACCGCAAAAGGACACGTATGCGTCACTGATTGAGCAGAAATTGGGAATTCTCTCTTCTGGATATGAAAATAGTTTTGTGGACAGCATTTATTTTGATTCGGATTTTTTGATTGGCGGAGGAAAAAGCTATGCAATCACGGATGGATTTGATTCTGCGAGACAGGTTGAGTTAAGCGAGAAGGCACAGGTCTATGCGTGGGCAAAAGAGCCGGGAGGAATTCCTTTAATATGGGAAAATACATACGGCGACGGAAAGTTTGTAGTAGATAATTTTGGGTTATATGAAAAAGCGGTAAGAGGCTTTTATGCAGCGTCTTACAGTCTCCTGACAGATATAGGAGTCTATCCGGTGATCAATGGATCGGCCTTTTATCTGGATGATTTTCCATCGCCGGTACCAAGTGGTGACGGGACATATGTCAAACGAGATTATGGGACAAGTATTCAAGAATTTTATTCGAATATCTGGTGGCCGGATATGCTGAATCTTGCATCCAAATATGGACTTAAGTATACTGGAGTGATGATTGAGAACTATGAAGATAAAACTGACGGAGAGATCACGAAGCAGACGGACAATGAGCGTTTTCAATATTTTGGAAATATGGTACTTCATCAGGGTGGTGAATTAGGTTATCACGGTTACAACCATCAGCCATTGTGTCTGGGTGATACAGATTATGGAGATGTTCTTCCGTATAAAACATGGAAGAATGAAAAAGCAATGGAGTCTGCTATGTCAGAACTTATGCGGTTTGGTAAAAAAATGTTCCCGGGAACGCAGATGTCGGTCTATGTTCCTCCGTCAAATGTGTTGTCAGAGCAGGGGCGGAAGATGCTGGCGCAAAAGTTTCCGCAGATTAAGACGATAGCTAGTAATTATTTTGCCGGAGAATGTGCTTATACACAGGAATTTGAAGTGGCAGATGACGGTATTGTAGAACAGCCAAGAATCATTTCCGGAGCCATCCTTGATGATTATATGCAGATGGCAGCAGTGTCTGAATTAAATATGCATTTTGTGAACAGTCATTTTATGCATCCGGATGACTTGCTGGATGAAGACCGTGGGGCAAAACTTGGCTGGGAAAAATTAAAGAACCGGTTGGAGGAGTATATGGACTGGCTCTATGATTCAGCACCAGAACTTCGCAATCTGACCGGATCAGAATTGTCCGGGGCGATTGAACGATATGGTGCACTGACGTATGAGAAAAATGTGACAGATAAAAGTGTGGAACTGAAGCTGAATCATTTTTATGATGAAGCATATCTGATGCTCCGGTTCAACAATGGGATACCGGGCAAAGTTACAGGTGGAGAACTGGAGCATGTAACAGGAAATCTTTATCTGCTGCATGCAGTGAATGATGAAGTTACGATTGAGAAGAAATAA
- a CDS encoding tetratricopeptide repeat protein, with product MIQIVVGIVLILLHIICCILVWVGICTHIINVKKYLMFPVVFVPVWGVLCVFILHFQIWIQSDQRKEVGVEKMKVNEEIYKNIFQSGTEQEGNIVPLEEALIVNEPELRRELIMNVLNDNPEEYVELLKQARMNEDVEVVHYAITAMVELSKEYDSKLQELERLHQISPEDPEVMEQYCEFMEEYLSQGLLEEQIERVQRQRYEQLLEKKLKHQEDLHTCVCMVKNLMKLGDFEKAHEILQIIEKKWHRHEAYWILKVQYCVEQKQGEELKRTLDKMKKEHIYLSSKGREDLALWIDS from the coding sequence ATGATTCAGATTGTAGTTGGAATAGTACTGATTCTTTTGCACATCATCTGTTGTATTCTTGTATGGGTAGGAATCTGTACTCATATTATAAATGTAAAGAAATATCTCATGTTCCCGGTCGTTTTTGTTCCGGTGTGGGGAGTTTTGTGTGTGTTTATCCTGCATTTTCAAATCTGGATACAATCAGATCAGAGAAAAGAAGTAGGCGTAGAGAAGATGAAGGTAAATGAAGAAATTTACAAAAATATCTTTCAGTCCGGGACGGAACAGGAGGGAAATATTGTTCCGCTGGAGGAAGCGCTGATCGTAAATGAGCCGGAACTTCGAAGAGAGTTGATCATGAATGTTCTAAATGACAATCCAGAGGAGTATGTGGAGCTTTTGAAACAGGCGCGTATGAACGAAGACGTGGAGGTTGTACATTATGCCATCACTGCCATGGTAGAGTTGTCGAAAGAGTATGATTCAAAGCTTCAGGAGTTGGAGAGGCTTCATCAGATTTCGCCGGAAGATCCGGAAGTTATGGAGCAGTATTGCGAATTTATGGAGGAATATTTAAGCCAGGGACTTCTGGAAGAACAGATAGAACGAGTACAGAGGCAGCGATATGAACAGCTTCTGGAAAAGAAGTTAAAACATCAGGAAGATTTGCACACTTGCGTATGCATGGTCAAGAATCTGATGAAGCTTGGAGATTTTGAAAAAGCACATGAGATTTTACAAATTATAGAGAAAAAATGGCACCGACACGAAGCGTATTGGATTTTGAAGGTTCAATATTGCGTAGAACAGAAGCAGGGAGAAGAACTGAAAAGAACACTAGATAAGATGAAGAAAGAGCACATTTATCTTTCTTCAAAAGGAAGGGAGGATCTGGCTCTTTGGATCGATTCATAA
- the pelG gene encoding exopolysaccharide Pel transporter PelG yields MAGIGFELKKLFKKSGLAATARAYGYAGIICAGPMILGIVLLLGIMFLCNQTGGTRFERELLICMVTYSLLASLTVTSFLSMVVTRFLADMLYEEKLEAILPSFWGSTGIMLIAGGILYGIFLIFSGVGLVDKLLCFGLFGELIVTWNAMSYLTAIKDYKGILLSFSAALVVSFVVGFLLLIIGMPHIEALMIAVCVGYGIMLLWDVVLLYRYFPSSDTSAFLFLRWVDEFQPLAFTGLFVNLGLFTHLVIMWAGPLGVQVKGLFYGAPYHDVPALIAFLTILITTVNFVVSVEVNFYPKYRNYYSLFNDKGAIKDIMQAGNEMREVLNMELKYTAVKQLLTTALAISIGGILLKYLPLGFNDLMEGYFRTLCVGYGIYAIANTMLLLLLYFTDYKGAFAASAAFAGCTTVFTLLSLLFPQVYYGFGFLLGSAVFFLITALRLGYFTQRLPYYILSVQPIVEEDKSGRFTRLGTFLEEKLEGGEDPGEKK; encoded by the coding sequence ATGGCTGGAATCGGATTTGAACTGAAAAAGCTGTTTAAAAAGAGTGGTCTTGCTGCAACCGCAAGAGCTTACGGATATGCCGGTATTATCTGCGCCGGACCGATGATCCTTGGAATCGTACTGCTTCTTGGAATCATGTTCCTGTGCAATCAGACGGGTGGAACGAGATTTGAGAGGGAACTGTTGATCTGTATGGTTACATACTCGTTACTGGCTTCCCTGACTGTGACCAGTTTTCTTTCTATGGTCGTGACCAGATTTCTGGCAGATATGTTATATGAAGAGAAGCTTGAGGCAATTCTTCCTTCTTTTTGGGGTTCTACTGGAATTATGTTAATAGCCGGAGGAATTCTGTACGGAATATTTTTAATCTTTTCCGGTGTGGGACTTGTGGATAAACTGTTGTGTTTTGGGTTGTTTGGTGAATTGATCGTAACCTGGAATGCTATGAGTTACCTGACCGCAATCAAAGATTACAAAGGGATTCTACTGTCATTTAGTGCAGCACTTGTTGTTTCTTTTGTCGTTGGATTTTTATTGCTTATCATCGGTATGCCACATATAGAAGCATTGATGATTGCAGTCTGTGTCGGTTATGGGATCATGCTTCTATGGGACGTGGTGCTTTTGTACCGGTATTTTCCATCTAGTGATACCAGTGCATTTTTATTTCTGCGGTGGGTAGATGAATTTCAGCCACTGGCATTTACTGGATTATTTGTGAATCTGGGATTGTTTACCCACCTAGTGATTATGTGGGCAGGACCACTTGGGGTGCAGGTGAAAGGATTATTTTACGGAGCGCCGTACCATGATGTGCCGGCATTGATCGCATTTCTTACGATTCTGATCACGACAGTAAACTTTGTCGTTTCGGTAGAAGTGAATTTCTATCCAAAGTATCGTAATTATTACAGCCTGTTCAACGATAAAGGTGCGATTAAGGATATTATGCAGGCAGGAAATGAAATGCGGGAAGTGCTGAATATGGAGTTGAAGTACACGGCGGTAAAACAACTGCTGACAACGGCGCTTGCTATTTCCATCGGAGGGATTTTATTAAAATATCTGCCTCTCGGATTTAATGATCTGATGGAAGGGTATTTCCGGACCTTGTGTGTCGGCTATGGAATCTATGCAATTGCCAATACCATGCTTCTTTTATTGTTATATTTTACGGATTATAAAGGGGCATTTGCAGCGTCCGCAGCATTTGCCGGGTGTACAACCGTATTTACCCTATTGTCACTACTATTTCCACAGGTGTATTATGGATTTGGATTTTTGCTGGGAAGTGCAGTGTTTTTCCTGATTACTGCTTTGCGGCTCGGATATTTTACCCAACGGCTTCCTTACTACATATTAAGTGTTCAGCCAATTGTAGAGGAAGATAAGTCAGGACGATTTACACGATTGGGGACTTTTTTGGAAGAAAAACTAGAAGGAGGAGAAGACCCAGGTGAAAAGAAATAG
- the pelF gene encoding GT4 family glycosyltransferase PelF codes for MRICLILEGCYPYVHGGVSTWMHQYIKEMKEHEFVLWVIGAHAEDKGKFVYELPENVVEVKEVFLDDALHVKDTGKLLHIFTREEQDSLRELMDCGRPDWEVLFRLYHDKKINPMSFLKSEEFLEILEKSCLEKYPYTAFADAFHTMRSMLLPVLYLLGSEVPQADVYHAICTGYGGMLACLGGYVYQKKVLLTEHGIYTREREEEIIRAKWVMATYKKQWISFFYMLSDIIYSRAFQVTALFTNAMRTQIQMGCDEKKCRVIENGINYERLSQIPLKEEDGQVDIGAVVRMAPIKDIKTMIYAFFELCARRKNVRLHIMGGVDDEEYAQECYTLVKQLKLENVIFTGRVDIVKYMEKLDFTILTSISEGQPLSVLESLAARRPCVTTDVGCCRELLEGKEGDFFGPAGYCVPPMYRQGLAAAMDKMCESRSLRLRMGANGQNRVNKYYRHERMMKEYKKLYGEVETAYGWNRI; via the coding sequence TTGAGAATTTGTTTGATTTTGGAAGGGTGTTATCCATATGTGCACGGAGGTGTATCCACATGGATGCATCAGTATATCAAAGAGATGAAAGAGCATGAATTTGTCTTGTGGGTCATTGGAGCACATGCCGAAGATAAAGGAAAGTTTGTGTATGAACTCCCGGAAAATGTGGTGGAAGTAAAGGAAGTATTCTTAGATGATGCTTTGCATGTGAAAGATACCGGGAAACTTCTACATATATTTACCAGGGAAGAACAAGACAGCCTTCGTGAGCTGATGGATTGTGGGAGACCGGACTGGGAAGTACTGTTTCGCTTGTATCACGATAAGAAGATCAATCCAATGTCATTTTTAAAAAGTGAAGAATTCCTGGAGATTCTGGAAAAAAGCTGTCTGGAGAAATATCCGTATACTGCGTTTGCAGATGCATTTCACACGATGCGGTCTATGCTGCTTCCGGTACTGTATCTTCTTGGAAGTGAAGTGCCACAGGCAGATGTCTACCATGCGATCTGTACTGGTTATGGCGGCATGCTGGCATGTCTTGGCGGTTATGTTTATCAGAAAAAAGTGCTTCTTACAGAGCATGGGATTTACACAAGAGAGCGAGAAGAAGAGATTATCCGGGCAAAATGGGTCATGGCTACATACAAAAAGCAGTGGATTTCATTTTTCTATATGCTGTCGGACATTATATACAGCCGGGCATTTCAGGTTACGGCGCTGTTTACGAATGCCATGCGGACACAGATACAGATGGGCTGCGATGAGAAGAAATGCAGAGTGATTGAAAATGGAATTAATTATGAGCGCCTGTCCCAGATTCCGCTGAAAGAAGAGGATGGTCAGGTAGATATTGGGGCAGTGGTCAGAATGGCACCGATTAAAGATATCAAGACAATGATCTATGCTTTTTTTGAACTATGTGCAAGGCGGAAAAATGTAAGATTACATATCATGGGTGGTGTGGATGATGAAGAATATGCCCAGGAATGTTACACGCTTGTGAAACAATTAAAGCTTGAAAATGTTATTTTTACAGGACGAGTTGATATTGTAAAATATATGGAAAAACTGGATTTTACGATTCTGACCAGTATCTCGGAAGGACAGCCGTTGTCGGTTCTTGAATCACTGGCGGCAAGAAGACCATGTGTAACAACGGATGTAGGATGCTGCAGAGAGCTTTTGGAAGGAAAAGAAGGAGATTTTTTTGGACCGGCAGGGTACTGTGTGCCGCCGATGTACCGGCAGGGACTCGCAGCTGCTATGGATAAGATGTGTGAATCCAGAAGCTTAAGACTTCGTATGGGAGCAAACGGACAGAACCGTGTAAATAAATATTACCGCCACGAAAGGATGATGAAGGAATATAAAAAATTGTACGGGGAGGTGGAGACTGCTTATGGCTGGAATCGGATTTGA